GCCATGAAGATGGAAAATGAGCTCCAGGCCGACAAAGCCGGAACAATTAAAGAAGTCAAGGTAACCAAGGGACAGGCTGTTAACGGTGGAGATCAACTGATCATAATCGGCTAAAACTTAAAGGTCGGAGGCGCTGCTATGGCGCCTCTGCCGGAGCATCACCGGCAAGACAAATGTAATACTATTTATTTTAGGTTGGGAGGGATATTTTATGATGAAAAGAAAAAAGATTACCGTCGTTGGCGCAGGTAACGTCGGCGCAACATGTGCTCACTGGGCAGCGGCAAGGGAACTGGGCGATGTTGTTCTGGTTGACGTTGTCGAAGGGGTTCCCCAGGGTAAAGCCCTCGACCTGATGCAAGCTGCTCCAATTTATCGCTATGACAGCATCATTACCGGGACCAATAACTATGAGGACACAGCTGATTCAGACGTGGCCATCATTACCGCCGGTATTGCCCGTAAGCCCGGGATGAGCCGGGACGACCTCTTGAATATCAACTACAAGATTGTCGTCTCGTGTGCGGAGAACATTGCCCGCTATTCACCGAACTGCACGATTATTGTCGTATCCAACCCGCTCGATGTCATGGTCTATGCTGCCTATAAGGCTACCGGCTTCCCGGCCAACCGCGTTTTTGGCCAGGCCGGCGTGCTCGATTCGGCCCGTTTCCGCACCTTCCTGGCGCTGGAACTTGGTGTTTCTTTTGAAGATGTCAGCGCCATGGTGCTTGGCGGACACGGGGATACCATGGTGCCCGTACTAAGCCATTCCTTTGCGGGGGGTATCCCTATTACACAATTAATACCAGCCGAACGGCTTGCTGAGATCGTCAAGAGAACCGCCCACGGCGGCGCGGAGATTGTGAGCTTCCTTAAGACCGGCAGCGCTTACTATGCTCCTTCTGCTGCCTGCGTGCAGATGGCTGAAGCGGTGCTTAAAGATAAAAAACGTATTATGCCCGTAGCCTGCTATCTGAATGGTGAATATGGCGCCAAAGACCTTTATACCGGTGTGCCTGCATTGATCGGCGGCAATGGTGTAGAAAAGATATATGAACTTGATTTGACTGCGGAAGAAAAAGCCGCCCTGGATAATTCCATCCAGGCCGTTCGCGACCTGATGAAGGTAGTTGGGCTGTAGTACCTTGACTAAAGTCCAGCCAGCGAGAAAAGGGGAGGATAATAAGATGGCAACTAAAGGCCCAAAAGCTGCTTTGATAACCGATACAACATTCCGGGATGCCCACCAGTCGCTGTTGGCGACCCGGATGAAAACCGAGCACATGATTCCCATCGCGGAAAAACACGATGAAATCGGCTTCTATTCCATGGAAATGTGGGGTGGGGCCACCTTCGATACCTGTATGCGCTTTTGTGGTGATGATCCCTGGGAACGTCTACGTGTAATCAGGCGTCACCTTAAAAAGACCAAGACTCAAATGCTTTTGAGAGGGCAGAACATCGTCGGTTACCGGAACTATGCTGATGACGTTCTAATTGAATTCATCAAAAAAGCCGTTTTTAACGGCATGGATATATTCCGCTGCTTCGACGCATTAAACGACTACCGCAACCTGGAAGTAGCAATCAAAACTGTTATTGATGAGGGCGCACACGCGCAGGGCACCATTTGTTACGCCATCAGCCCGGTGCATACAGTTGAATATTATGTAAAATTGGCTAAAGAACTGGAATCGATGGGGGTCCATTCAATTGCGATCAAGGATATGGCCGGCATTATTGCACCTTATATAACTTACAATATTGTAAAAGGGATGAGGGATGCCGGAATAACCGTACCGATCCAAATTCACTGCCACTATACCAGCGGCATGGGCGCCATGGCCTATATGAAAGGTATAGAAGCAGGCGCCAATATCATTGACTGTGCCATATCGCCTATGTCTGTACAGACTTCGCAGCCATCCATTGAAGTCATGTGTGCAGCTTTTGAAGGTACTGAGTATGATCCTGGTTTAGACCTTAAACCCATGATTGAACTTGCAGATTATTGGAAGAACATCCGGCCGCTTTACGCTGCGTTCGATCTGGCGCAGAAATATCCGGACGCCGGCATCCTGGTATCCCAGGTCCCAGGCGGCATGATGTCCAACTTCCTCTCCCAGCTGCAGCAGGCTAACGCTCTGCACCGGCTGCCCGAGGTGCTTGAGGAAATGCCGAGAGTGCAGGAAGACTTCGGTTGGCCGCCTCTGGTAACCCCGTCCAGCCAGATCGTTGGCTCTCAGGCGGTGCTGAACGTCCTTATGGGCCGCTATAAGATGTGCACCAACGAAGTCAAACAGTACATGCGCGGTTATTACGGCCGTCCTCCGGCTCCCATCAATGAAGAAGCACGCAAGATGATCATTGGTGATGAACAGCCGATTACCTGCCGCCCGGCCGACATGCTGGAACCGGAACTGCCCAAGGCCAAGGAAATGATCGCTCCGGTCATGGAGAAAGAGGAAGATATCATTTCCTGCGCCATTTACCCGCAGGTAGCGCCCAAGTTCCTGGAAGAAAGGATGTCCAAGAAGCTCAACGTTGATGTTGAACTAGCCAAGAAAAGCTCTGAGTTCTATCCCGTTTAGTTTGAATTTCGTGAATATATACAATAGACTGACGGGAGGTTGACGGACCGCCAGTATAGCGGTCCGCAAAAACTTTTTCAAAATAACGAATAAACGAACTGTTTAAAATTTATAGTGTTCCAACAGCCTTGACATGTGGTAAGATACTAAATGTATTAATTCTATGCCGAAATTGCAAAAGTTTTATTTTCCTGGGCTTATATTGGCTTGAACCCGGAACTCAAAGGAGGTTAACTAATTAATGGCAAAAGACAAGATGAAGACGATGGACGGGACTAAGGCGGCGGCATATGTGTCCTATGCATTTACCGAATGCGCCTGCATTTTCCCCATCACTCCATCCTCTCCAATGGCAGAATATGTTGACGAGTGGAGCGCACAGGGGCTGAAAAATATTTTCGGTCAAACGGTGGACGTTACGGAAATGCAATCTGAAGCAGGCGCTTCCGCAGCCATGCACGGCGCTTTATGCGCGGGCGCGTTAACAACAAGCTATACAGCGTCACAAGGCTTGCTCTTGATGATCCCCAGCATGTACAAAATAGCCGGCGAACTTCTCCCCGGCGTGCTGCACGTGACAGCCCGCAGCATCGCAACCCATGCGTTGAACATTTTCGGTGACCACTCCGATGTAATGTCAACTGTCCAAACGGGCTTTGCTTTACTGTGCTCCAACAGTGTTCAGGAAGTAATTGATATCGGTGGCGTCGCCCACCTGGCCGCCATCAAGTCCAGGGTACCTTTCCTGCACTTCTATGATGGTTTCAGAACCTCCCACGAGCAGCAGAAGGTAGAGGTCATCGATTATGATGATTTTGCCAAACTGGTTGACATGGATGCTGTCAAGGCATTCCGGGACAACAGTTTGAATCCGGACCGCCCGGTTATCAGGGGCTCCAACCAGAACCCGGATATTTTCTTCCAGGCCCGAGAGGCTTGCAGCCCGTTCTTCGAGCCAGTCCCCGATATCGTAGCAGAATACATGAGGGAAATAGGCAAGATTACCGGCCGGGAATACAAACCGTTTGATTATTACGGCGCGCCTGATGCGGAAAACATCATCGTGGCAATGGGATCTGTCTGTGATACCGCTGAAGAGACCATCAACTACCTGATGGCCAAGGGAGAAAAGGTTGGTATGATCAAAGTACACCTGTACAGACCTTTCTCGGCGAAATACTTCTTTGACGTATACCCGAAGACTGTAAAGAGAATTGCCGTACTTGACCGGATTAAGACCCCTGGATCTCCTGGAGAGCCGTTATATAATGACATTTGCAACTTATTCTTCAACTCAAATCTTAAACCTCTCGTTGTCGGCGGACGTTACGGTCTGGGCTCTAAAGACACCCTGCCCTCCGATATCGTAGCTGTATATGAAAACCTGAAAGCGGATGAACCAAAGAATAATTTCACCATCAGCATTATCGACGACGTATCCTTTACATCCCTTGACAGGGGAGAGGATATCGACGTTGCTCCGGAAGGGACCATCCAGTGCAAGTTCTGGGGGTTAGGTTCTGACGGTACAGTCGGCGCCAACAAACAGGCTGTCGAAATCATCGGTGATCACACCGACCTTTTTGCGCAAGCCTATTTTGCCTATGACTCCAAAAAATCAGGAGGCATCACCGTTTCCCACCTGCGCTTTGGCAAAAAGCCCATTAAGGCGCCTTACCTGATTAACACAGCTGACTTCATTTCCTGCAGCAACCAGTCTTATGTTAACGTTTATGATTTAACTGCAGGTCTCAAACCTGGCGGCGCCTTCCTGCTCAACTGTGTCTGGTCACCGGAAGAGTTGGAAGAAAAACTGCCGGCAAAGATTAAGAGATATCTTGCTAAAAACAAA
This region of Pelotomaculum schinkii genomic DNA includes:
- the mdh gene encoding malate dehydrogenase, producing the protein MKRKKITVVGAGNVGATCAHWAAARELGDVVLVDVVEGVPQGKALDLMQAAPIYRYDSIITGTNNYEDTADSDVAIITAGIARKPGMSRDDLLNINYKIVVSCAENIARYSPNCTIIVVSNPLDVMVYAAYKATGFPANRVFGQAGVLDSARFRTFLALELGVSFEDVSAMVLGGHGDTMVPVLSHSFAGGIPITQLIPAERLAEIVKRTAHGGAEIVSFLKTGSAYYAPSAACVQMAEAVLKDKKRIMPVACYLNGEYGAKDLYTGVPALIGGNGVEKIYELDLTAEEKAALDNSIQAVRDLMKVVGL
- a CDS encoding pyruvate carboxylase subunit B, whose amino-acid sequence is MATKGPKAALITDTTFRDAHQSLLATRMKTEHMIPIAEKHDEIGFYSMEMWGGATFDTCMRFCGDDPWERLRVIRRHLKKTKTQMLLRGQNIVGYRNYADDVLIEFIKKAVFNGMDIFRCFDALNDYRNLEVAIKTVIDEGAHAQGTICYAISPVHTVEYYVKLAKELESMGVHSIAIKDMAGIIAPYITYNIVKGMRDAGITVPIQIHCHYTSGMGAMAYMKGIEAGANIIDCAISPMSVQTSQPSIEVMCAAFEGTEYDPGLDLKPMIELADYWKNIRPLYAAFDLAQKYPDAGILVSQVPGGMMSNFLSQLQQANALHRLPEVLEEMPRVQEDFGWPPLVTPSSQIVGSQAVLNVLMGRYKMCTNEVKQYMRGYYGRPPAPINEEARKMIIGDEQPITCRPADMLEPELPKAKEMIAPVMEKEEDIISCAIYPQVAPKFLEERMSKKLNVDVELAKKSSEFYPV